Proteins found in one Haemorhous mexicanus isolate bHaeMex1 chromosome 23, bHaeMex1.pri, whole genome shotgun sequence genomic segment:
- the LOC132337829 gene encoding natriuretic peptides A, with product MDTKGSFFYGFLLLLLIQLQPSRANPIYSLSPAKELASMEALLERLEDKFAMMEALESNPDLQEPKTQEEILPELADDGDNPKAEPRLAPNTPLSYRDPFLRRLRGLQMPRMMRDSGCFGRRIDRIGSLSGMGCNGSRRN from the exons ATGGACACTAAAGGCTCATTTTTCTATGgcttccttttgctgctgctcatccagctccagcccagcagagccaacCCTATCtacagcctcagccctgccaaAGAACTGGCCAGCATGGAG GCTCTGCTGGAAAGATTGGAGGATAAGTTTGCAATGATGGAAGCCCTGGAGTCCAATCCCGACCTGCAAGAACCCAAAACCCAGGAGGAGATCCTGCCAGAACTCGCTGATGACGGTGACAACCCGAAGGCTGAACCCAGGCTCGCACCCAACACCCCCCTGTCCTACAGGGACCCCTTCCTCAGGAGACTGAGGGGGCTGCAGATGCCCAGGATGATGAGAGATTCGGGCTGTTTTGGGAGGAGGATTGATCGGATCGGCTCCCTCAGTGGGATGGGCTGCAATG GTTCCCGGAGAAATTAG